aaaaaaaaaagtggtctTTGcagggcatacagtacatgcacatctGTTAAAGATACGTACAATGAATGGAGTTAGTTAAATAACACACCACCaatacaatattattattatgttatttaaCAACAGAACTGACAGTGACCACTTTTGTTCAAAACGGGGTTTTAATAGAAAAGTGAGAACATGAAGCTcatacaaacatttgtttttccatGACAGTTCCACTTAAATAAACAGACTCCCTTTTCTCAGCTCAAATTATTTTACAGACACATGAACAGGCAATTCATTATgccactgtttttattttatttttgttgaaCATAGGCTATGATTGTCTCACTAACAGTTTAACTGTGGTGCTGGATATACATTTACCTATATAAATGTCTGGTTTGGCATTGTGGCAAATTATGAATTGTGAATATTGGCAGTATGTGGTGAATTTACCCCATAGTAATTAAGTAAAAATGGTAAGTGGAGTTTTGCTACAATACACACAtaggcaatacacacacatatgcaaagaTTAAGAATTATTCATCTTTTGCAAAAACAGACAGTAGTCCCTTTTAATAAATACTTCTTTGCAAGATCAGTGTGAatttctttttactttttttatgTCAGTATATTAACCATCACTGGCAGTGAGGTAATTTAGTgaaataaatatacattttcCAACATGTATATTAACACAATCTGTGGAAATGCCAAACTGGATTTGCAACATCCAAGGCTCATTCATTAATATTCACATTAAATAAGCATAATCATGACTGATCGATTGATCGATGACTTGATAGTAGAGGCCTAAGAAGTCAATATACATACACAATGTGGTAATATACACAATCGGATAAGAACAGATATCAACTAATTTGGTTCAGTTCCCTATTCCGCTTGCTCTTTTGGTGTCTCCGCCGAATTTTCATAATCCAACGGACTGTGAGTTTTGCAAAGTTAGCAGCTTTAAAAAGAGCCATGAGGACTCCGCAAAGAATGGCAAACGAATTCCAAGGGTTTGCTGTGACTATCtgcaaacaaatgtgttgttttaataaaaaatatttttttaaaaactataGTGGTTAAAAAGTTGTCTAAAATCAATGCACATCAGTTAAAATTTTACTTACATCTTTCACTTCTTGTATAAATGGATCCCGCCATTGGAACACGACAAAGAAAAGTTCATTTGTTCGTTCATTAGGTGGTCGTCTGTCATTGTACTTCACGACGCTGgactaaataaaaacaaaacaaagcaaaacatatTAGGAATATATCACAATTTTAGGGAACTCTAGGGAACATTGACAGGATATTACCTCTTGTCGAAATTCCACAGATTCATTTCTCCTGCCAGATGTCTTCACTAAAGACATTTTGACCCAGGTCCTAAATCCTCCAGAGAAGGTCCACATGGAGTAGTTTGTTTCACATTCTCTCATAAACTCTTGCTTGTCAacgctggaacacacacacacacacacacacacacacacacacacacacacacacacacacacacacacacacacacactaaaatataaatagtgtagcctatgtatgtaTGGTACTAACAAACCAACAGAACAGCAACAGACCAGAACAACAGAAATTATATATTAAATGTGTGTACCTTCTGGACATGTCACTGTATTGGGCAAACAGCATGTAACTGATGGCACTAAAATCTTCCTCAGTTCCATTCTGACTGAACTGCAAAAATATCAGTTCCCGGTTCAGGACATCAGTTGGACCTTGGACCACCAAGGCTCGTTTCTGAAGTAAACATATCACAAGTAGAACTTAGTCAGTCTGTCCTCTCTACTGGATAATTTTGAAAAGCATGACAACAGTTCTCACCTTGGTGTCATTGGAGTAAGGATCTGTGTAGATGACTTCCTCCATCACACAGTCTCCCTCTTCAAATTCCCCAGCAGTTAGTCGTGGGGTAACATGGTCATGGTAGTCGTGCTCGCAGCTCACTAATTTGGCCGTTCCAGGATAGAGAGCAATACCTAGTGACAGTAAGCATTAGAGAACCATTTATTAAAAtgaacttgaatttccccttggggatcaataaagtatatctatctatctatttatctaaaacaaaccaaaacaacatTGCTGCGCAGCATGTAATAATATACAATTATGAGTGACCAAATACTCACGTCCACAATATGGGGAAAAAAgtcaaaataaacatttagAAAATGTAATAAGCATATTAAAATATCTTACTTGTTTATGCCTTTCTGATTTAAGAATGAAATATGAATATGttatgaatggatgaatggatgaaacTTGACCCACCTGGGGATTCAAATACATCTACTTCTTTGTATCTGACTGACAAAACAGGGTGGTTGAGTTTGTCTAGGAAATCAGAAATAGTTTGATAGGCTAGAAACCCGGCCCCTGCTGTCAAAGCGAGATATATAAGCATCAGAATAAGTGAAAAGAAACTTTTCAGACAAGTCTTGTTAAATCCCAACAAGGGATTGATCTCGGTGGGATCATcatctgcaaaaaaaaacccaacacaaTTTCAAATGAATGACGTGAATTCACAcataacaaaatacaaatatacacaataAATGCACTATACAAAAATCCATTCAAACAAAGCATCAAGCAAAACTGGCACTTCGATAGATAAAGGACTGACCAGGCAGAGCTGATCCGTTGGCCTTAGATGCCTCATTGTCTTCTGCATGACTCTGATAAGCTTCTGAGGGGTCATCGCCATTATCATCACTGAACTGTGAAAAAGAGTGCGTTTTCAGAATTACATGATACAAAATAGCACCCTGGAAAAGAATAACTGCACTAGGCTTATTTCAAGTTTTTGAGGAATTTTTGCAGGAATTATTTGCAGTTCTTATGCAGGAAATGCAATGTTTTGGACATGAAAAGCCTACATTACACTGCATGGTACTGTTCTTTACTGCAGAAATGGAATGAAAATATCAACTGTGCTGTTCTGTAGCTATTTGTAAGGGCAGATCTACTTAGATCAGTGGGCATTCATTTCAACATTGAATGTAATATTTTATAATAATGTTTAACAACTATATGTCTAACTGAATTACACTATGTATTATTCTATGTGTATAGAGGCTAGGTGTATGCCACGAAAGTTGAAAAGGTAACTGTGTGTCAACAATAATGCCCTAGGGACCTGCTAGGTAGGCTGGGTAGTGTCAGCTGCGGCATCACATGACTCATCTTGGTGTTCCTTCCTGTGCCTAAAATTAATTGAATTTAAACCATGTCTCACCGTCCTCCTACGTGGACAATTAATTTTTTTAACGAAATCAGATTGTTAATTGTTTGAGACACTGGTGTAGACATAATTAGAACAAAGACGAACATGCGTAAACTTACCTCTTGGTAAGACCGAGATGCCTCCCTTCTGAGCATTGTAGCCTAGACTTAATCCTTTTGGAGTCTCCGTATTAAACTGATAACGAAAGGACACTACATGATAAAAGACGCTTTtcgtaggctatttacaattgcACTGTAGTGCCATAGTTTTCAAAAGTTTCACTTTCATGGAAGTCAGATAAGGACAAGCCGATCCAGCCAGTTCACGAAGATCCTGGTTCCTGTGGTGAAATGAAATGTGACATCACACGAGGAACTGTTGGATGCAACATGGGGGTTGGGTGTCTGGTCATGTTGGTTGGCATTCCCGTTGTTGTGTTTGGTAAATCTTTTATCAGGCTCATAATTCTGTTTATGATAGAGTGAATCCCGTATAGTCCAAATTTCACATGTTTAATGTTGAGCTAGCCTATTTTTATGTTTTGaacaggtggggggggggactcaaGAAATGCATGACAACCACAACCACGTGTCCCCAAAATAGCCAGTTTAATTGAGACAAAGCGTTACATCCGTTATCTGTAAAGCAATTAGACTCATATTGACCCAAGTCCCTCAAATGTTCCAAGTCCCACGAATCGCTGACATAGGCTTGGAGCAGCAGACTTTCTTGTAGTTTCAGTTGTTCATGACAGTGGCGCTAGTGAGAGTAGGCTAGATATTAGGAATCAGGAAACCCGTCGAGTTTACGCTCAAGTCTGGATGATTTTCGTTATGCAGGGCACAACCACCATAGGCCTACTTATCTTGATTTCAACAGTATCACTTGTTTGTTTAGCGAGTGACACGACATTGAAAGAAGCAACACACTCGAGGCCCGTGCGGTTGATCACAGAGGAGGAGTTGGAGAAATACGATGGAAGTCAGGTAAGACATAAACCCAGCAAACGTCGGCTACATTTCGAATATAATACCATTAAATGAGTCAGCTATCATTCCTCGCCGTTGCATTTTCTTCACAGGATGGACAGCCAATTTATATGGCGATAAACGGAGTTGTGTTCGATGTTACTGCAGGAAAAGGTAGGAGTCTTATAGCCTATTTGTGAATGATAAGAACGTTCATTGAAACATGTTCATGGGTTTCCAACTTGCATGTCCTCCTAGGCCTGTATAGATTTAAACGGAAAGTTACTTAAGTCAAAGGAGTTTCATAGCCTGTTGTCCGTGAATGATGGGACTTTCTCTCTGGACCAGAGGCATTCTCTGACATAACGCATACGATCGGCCAATGGGATGCGTTCGTCTTCAGGTAGCTGTTTTGTATGAAGTCCAGCATGCATtgctttcttttaggtctatgattGCTTTAAGCCAGCGCTGTAGGAtgaaccagagccatagaaagagcaTATTGCTTGATCAATAATAATATGTTAATTTAGGTCGTATCAAAGTTGACCAGGGAAGCAGAATCGTAGTAATAGCCCAGTTATTTCATAGCCGACTAATTGAGAAGGCCTAGCCTATAATAAGGTGATCACCTTATTGtgaaaaatgtagcctatttaagCCCATGCAAACAGCTTCAAATACAAACTTCAATCAAATATCTTTACGAACAACATAGTGCAGGAAAACTTGACCTGTTTTTattaaaatagcctactttaacTCACTAATAGGACCTCATAGCATGACAGTCAGATTACTTTGGCTCTACTGAGAACAGGCCATTTTTTTGTAATCAGTAGGGCATAATGTAATCCATGGTATTACAAAAATAATGTAAGGAATCTGaatactttttgattacttccaaatcaaatattttcaaaatacatcaaataaaaaaaagacactgCCAGAAGTTGTTCCACCCACATTACTTTTCTTTTCAACACAAAGTAAATTTAAGGTTTAAGGTTTTAAATAAGATCATTGTgatgctcttcctcctctgctctgtgtAAAGTGTCACAAAGAAACGGATACAATTATTCATGCCTTCTGGGAATgtgagaaagtaaaaaaaaaaacatggattgAAATTAAAAATTGGATGGCGGATATAGGTAAAATAAACCTTAAACTAATACCATTGGCGTGGATATTACATAAAACTGACCATTTGAAATATCCTGTAGGGTGGCAGGTTATTCTCTCTTCCCTGGTTCTTAAAAAGCTCATTTTAAAACACTGGAAAGACTGTCAGGCCCCAACCCTGCAAGAATGGAAGGGTCTGCTTAAATATTGCCTAAGCATAGAAAGGACATGTATGAGGAcagaaacaaaccaaaaaaacagttttgtaaAGTATGGCAGGACATTTATGATTCCTTATAAAACTATGGGTAGAGGGAATGGAATGGGACAGATATGGATGAAGAACTCTGGGTGTGTGTcagggtatgagtgtgtgtgtgtgggttgtctGTTAGTAAAAGGTGTggatgtattgtattgtattatacTGTTATGTATTGGTGTatgagtgttggtgtgtctgtAATATAAATAATTGGCACTGGTAAGTTATGAACATGAATTAGGAGGATTTAAACTGTATTCTGGTGTGCAAAAGAAAATCCCAAACataattattaaaaaaaataaaaaaaaaaaagatcacttTGATGCTACACTGACTGAAGATATTTATGGAGAATAGCATGTCTGACATGTTCAATGCACATCTAGAATGCCTTCTATTAGATTAGATTCGATTAGATTAGTTTGAACTTTATTGAGAGTAAAGAAGGACAAAGACAGTAAAATGCAAAGGAGATATAGCATCATAGAGTTCTTACCAGAACTGAAAACAGAAACGTTCAATGTGATATAAAGTACAGACAGGTTGtgcagacaggacaggatatatAGTGCAGTTTAGACAGTATACAGTTGGCTTGAATGTGATATGAATtgtgaaatgaaatatgtgcagtgtattagaaATAACACTACAAGAGCAGACTATAAACATGGATGTAGTCTGAACAACATGAACAGATGTGTGCAGTATAGTACCAGTAACATTATAAGAGTAGTATGAAATgatagagagaaaagtgtgTAGTAAAGACCCTTGActctgtgtgcgtttgtgagtgtgtgttggcgggGCAAGACGGCTTACTTATAGGTAAAATACTTGCATTGTGTTCTACATTCTGTGTATATTAATTCCAAATTGGGTCTATCTTGATTTTCCTACTATTCTCTCTACACTGTATATGATCACTGTGTGATTCAAAGCAATGTTTTGTATTAAAAGACACAATCAAAAGTTAAGTAAACCTCTACAATGTATGTAACTATAATCTAATTACACAGGTTTACTTGTTTTTTGTAATCTGATTACGTAATCCAGATTACTTGTAATCAGTCACATAATGCAACCCTGAGCATGACAATGTCATTGTTGGATCTTAGTCCAGGCATGGATTTGCCCTTCAAAATGTCTCCTGTCTTAATCAGTGTTTAGTACGACGACTTCACAGATGGATATCCAGACATTCCGCTGCAGAATTCCCTTGCAACATTGTATAATTTATAGTTCTATTAATGATTGCATGCTGCCCTTGTCCTGAGACAGCACAACTCTAAAGTCATAAAGCTCTCCATGTAAAGCCGTTCGTGTCACGTCATTAGTCCAGTATCAGGGGGAACTAGACAGAGGGAAGTGTGAGTGGAAGGACCACAAGGCAGAAGTCACTGCTCTGTTGCTTTGTGTTTAAAGGTTTTGACCAGCTTGATGAGCCAAAGGATGAGCTAAAGTCTTTGCTTAGGACTAAGAAGGCATTTAGTTCTATCACCATGAACAACTAAAGAAGCTGCATTATGCCAGAAGTTTTGCAGCCAAATGTTGGGATATCCATCAACAAAGTGAAGCATAAGAGAGACGATGATGTACAACAGTCTACCAAAGAATTGTTCAGACAACAaatctatttctttttttgttttgggtCATATTTCTGCAAGTTTTCAGAGTTTCCCTTAATGCCTAGTTCCCCTGTAGTATGGGCCTATTAATCACatggaaagaaaaagagtgtcTGTATTGTGTTACCACACCTGAAACAATGCAACTTCTCCCTTGTGTAGATTTTTATGCCAAGGGTGCACCATACAATGCCTTGGTGGGAAAAGACTCTACCAGGGCTGTTGCCAAGATGTCCCTTGATCCAAAGGACTTGACTCATGACACTGTAAGGTGCCACATATTGCGGCCCGTATGTCTTTGCCCAGACCTTTTTCCTTGTGTAGGGCTCATTTTACAGTGCAGTTGTTTTTCAaacgctctcgctctctttgttTGCCTCTCACTTTCTGACAGACCGGTCTGACAGAGGACCAGCTAGAGTCTCTGGAGCGTATATTTACTGGGACCTACAAAGCCAAGTATCCCATTGTGGGCTACACAGCACGACGCATGTTCAATGACGATGGCAGCCCCAACAAGGACTTCAAACCAGAAGACCAGCCTCATTTCAACTTGAAACTTGAGTTATGATTATATGGCCGTGTGATTTCTCAGAAATGGCATCAATGTAAACACATTGTGTTAAATTGGGGGTTGGATTTGTGTCAAATCAGGACTTCGGTTGAGTCACACATGATTTTAGATGCCCAGTAGGGGCAGTAGCGCTACGGGAATGGAaatggcatgtactgtactttgtGAGAGTCCATCTTCCACCAGCCAGAGAAAGACATTTGATGCAAGGAAATGTTTAAGCAATCATTAACCTCAGAATAGATTACCtctgatttttttccttctgtaTTCTTTGTACCTTGATGAAGAATTCACACTAATGTAGATTTTGTGTTTAATTGTCTCTGACAGCACACAGGCCTCTAACAAATACCTCAGGCATTGAGTCCAGAATATCAATAAACACCTGAGACCTcagataaaaacaaaaagttTCCAGTAAGTTCTATGCTGCACTGTACGCCTTTGCAGCCTTTCACTTCTctatggaggaggtgggagagggCTTGTGGTGGTCTCTCGCCCCACCCACATCGGTTTGATGATGCATGTCTGACCTTGTGTGGGATTTTTCCCCCTGGCGGGCTTTGTCAAATCAGCCCCTCAGCGTGGGGTGTGTCAGAAACCCCTGTGAACTTGTTttgatgtgtctgtttgtaattagtttatttatttttctacagTTATGCGGGTGATTAAATTAAGATGTGATAATTTGGTGAATCAGTCCCATGTAATTGCTTTGGTTTG
The genomic region above belongs to Sardina pilchardus chromosome 20, fSarPil1.1, whole genome shotgun sequence and contains:
- the nenf gene encoding neudesin isoform X1, with the protein product MKCDITRGTVGCNMGVGCLVMLVGIPVVVFASDTTLKEATHSRPVRLITEEELEKYDGSQDGQPIYMAINGVVFDVTAGKDFYAKGAPYNALVGKDSTRAVAKMSLDPKDLTHDTTGLTEDQLESLERIFTGTYKAKYPIVGYTARRMFNDDGSPNKDFKPEDQPHFNLKLEL
- the pacc1 gene encoding proton-activated chloride channel, which codes for MLRREASRSYQEFSDDNGDDPSEAYQSHAEDNEASKANGSALPDDDPTEINPLLGFNKTCLKSFFSLILMLIYLALTAGAGFLAYQTISDFLDKLNHPVLSVRYKEVDVFESPGIALYPGTAKLVSCEHDYHDHVTPRLTAGEFEEGDCVMEEVIYTDPYSNDTKKRALVVQGPTDVLNRELIFLQFSQNGTEEDFSAISYMLFAQYSDMSRSVDKQEFMRECETNYSMWTFSGGFRTWVKMSLVKTSGRRNESVEFRQESSVVKYNDRRPPNERTNELFFVVFQWRDPFIQEVKDIVTANPWNSFAILCGVLMALFKAANFAKLTVRWIMKIRRRHQKSKRNRELNQIS
- the nenf gene encoding neudesin isoform X2, with amino-acid sequence MIFVMQGTTTIGLLILISTVSLVCLASDTTLKEATHSRPVRLITEEELEKYDGSQDGQPIYMAINGVVFDVTAGKDFYAKGAPYNALVGKDSTRAVAKMSLDPKDLTHDTTGLTEDQLESLERIFTGTYKAKYPIVGYTARRMFNDDGSPNKDFKPEDQPHFNLKLEL
- the nenf gene encoding neudesin isoform X3; this encodes MAINGVVFDVTAGKDFYAKGAPYNALVGKDSTRAVAKMSLDPKDLTHDTTGLTEDQLESLERIFTGTYKAKYPIVGYTARRMFNDDGSPNKDFKPEDQPHFNLKLEL